One segment of Cohaesibacter intestini DNA contains the following:
- a CDS encoding winged helix-turn-helix transcriptional regulator produces MEKIDECSESGFSSVKCPTVSDMLSRLGDKWTVLVIMMLRSGPKRFGVLKRSVVGISQRMLTLTLRALERDGLVSRTVYPTTPPAVEYALTELGQSFAEPIVGLGSWVFEHHDRIHAARAAFDARKAQEDKAKEPNRR; encoded by the coding sequence ATGGAAAAAATTGATGAATGCAGCGAAAGCGGCTTCAGCTCTGTGAAATGCCCGACCGTCAGCGACATGCTGTCCCGTCTGGGGGACAAATGGACGGTGCTGGTGATCATGATGCTGCGCAGTGGTCCCAAACGCTTTGGAGTGCTGAAGCGGTCAGTTGTCGGCATTTCCCAACGGATGCTGACGCTCACATTGCGGGCGCTGGAGCGCGATGGCCTTGTCAGCCGCACGGTGTATCCGACCACACCGCCTGCGGTGGAATATGCGCTCACAGAGCTCGGACAATCCTTTGCCGAACCGATTGTTGGGCTGGGCAGTTGGGTGTTTGAGCATCATGACCGCATTCACGCGGCCCGTGCGGCATTTGATGCACGCAAGGCCCAGGAGGACAAAGCCAAGGAGCCAAACAGGCGCTAG
- a CDS encoding MmcB family DNA repair protein has protein sequence MGRMIEPEISAPVDGRQSERALEIQRGTARLLRRHGFVSIPELTLKSGRRADLFAINGKGEIWIVEIKSSLADFRADSKWPDYWDYCDRLFFATNQQTPAEIFPQEAGLIIADSHGAEIVRDVELRKLAAARRKAVTLRFAQVAASRLHAIHDPGVPIHIEPAKI, from the coding sequence ATGGGACGCATGATCGAGCCGGAGATATCCGCCCCGGTGGATGGGCGCCAATCAGAACGGGCTTTGGAAATCCAACGTGGCACCGCCCGCCTGCTCCGGCGGCATGGCTTTGTCTCGATCCCGGAATTGACGCTGAAATCAGGTCGCCGTGCCGATCTTTTTGCCATCAATGGCAAGGGAGAAATCTGGATCGTCGAAATCAAGTCTTCTCTGGCGGACTTCCGGGCGGACAGCAAGTGGCCTGATTATTGGGACTATTGCGACAGACTTTTCTTCGCCACCAATCAACAGACCCCGGCGGAGATTTTTCCTCAGGAAGCAGGTCTGATCATCGCCGATTCTCATGGGGCGGAGATTGTCCGCGACGTTGAGCTTCGCAAGCTGGCCGCCGCCCGCCGAAAGGCCGTGACCCTGAGATTTGCACAGGTAGCCGCCAGCCGACTTCACGCCATTCATGACCCCGGAGTGCCAATCCATATAGAGCCTGCCAAAATTTGA
- a CDS encoding ActS/PrrB/RegB family redox-sensitive histidine kinase: MTRSKSLTASVQAVSHQAFIMLPSNQSDPIFSSRQIKLGTLVGLRWLAILGQGSAVLFVWLVLGYEFPGLLCLALVGLSAWLNLYLHFQIRNSVRLAPGPATGLLAYDSAQLGGLLYLTGGLHNPFALLLLVPAVVSATMQPARYTIPLTGLIVLIATLLVFFHMPLPWAEATPPQFPMMYVAGIWLAILVTMLFLSVYAHRIAQEGHLLANALSATELILANEQHLTTLDGLATAAAHELGTPLSTIQLVAKELERELDPADPLHEDAQLLRSQAERCREILGKLRSLSGDDHANFSKMRLSSLISELVEPFELFDVEIVQSFPTDRDDHPVLWRNPGLMFGLGNLIENATDFAASRVEISAQWNERTLSIRIADDGPGFSDVMLQRLGDPYVASRPEPGQPDRSAIHRPDTDTILSQGLNGGGLGLGFFIAKTLLERTGGRVEISNRNGAKKGKKSKKVHKNSGAVVDIYWPRAVLETDQ; the protein is encoded by the coding sequence ATGACCCGCAGCAAGAGCCTGACAGCATCCGTTCAGGCCGTTTCACATCAAGCCTTCATCATGCTTCCATCAAACCAATCCGATCCGATTTTCTCCAGCAGGCAGATCAAGTTGGGCACTCTCGTGGGCTTGCGCTGGCTGGCCATTCTGGGGCAAGGGTCAGCGGTTCTGTTTGTCTGGCTGGTGCTGGGCTATGAATTTCCAGGCTTGCTGTGTCTTGCCTTGGTCGGATTATCAGCCTGGCTCAATCTCTATCTGCATTTCCAGATTCGCAACAGTGTGCGGTTGGCACCGGGTCCTGCGACGGGGTTGCTGGCCTATGATTCGGCCCAACTGGGCGGCTTGCTCTATTTGACCGGCGGGCTACACAATCCCTTTGCGCTGTTGCTGCTGGTGCCTGCTGTGGTTTCAGCCACCATGCAGCCAGCTCGCTACACCATTCCATTGACGGGCCTGATCGTCCTCATCGCAACTTTGCTGGTCTTCTTTCACATGCCTCTGCCATGGGCGGAAGCCACACCGCCGCAGTTCCCGATGATGTATGTGGCCGGGATCTGGCTGGCGATCCTTGTCACGATGCTGTTTCTAAGCGTCTATGCCCACCGGATCGCCCAGGAAGGCCATTTGTTGGCCAATGCCCTGTCGGCGACCGAACTGATCCTTGCCAACGAGCAGCATCTGACCACGCTGGACGGGTTGGCGACAGCCGCTGCGCACGAATTGGGCACCCCGCTTTCAACCATCCAACTGGTGGCCAAAGAACTGGAGCGCGAACTCGATCCGGCAGATCCCTTGCATGAGGATGCGCAATTGCTGCGCAGTCAGGCGGAACGGTGCCGTGAAATTCTGGGCAAGTTGCGCTCCCTGTCAGGGGATGACCATGCCAATTTCTCCAAGATGCGTCTGTCGTCGCTGATCTCGGAGCTGGTCGAGCCCTTTGAACTGTTCGATGTCGAGATCGTCCAGTCTTTCCCGACCGACCGGGACGATCATCCCGTTCTATGGCGCAATCCGGGGCTGATGTTCGGCCTTGGCAATCTGATCGAGAATGCCACCGATTTTGCAGCCTCACGGGTGGAGATCTCTGCGCAATGGAACGAGCGAACCCTGTCGATACGCATCGCCGATGATGGGCCGGGCTTTTCGGATGTCATGTTGCAGCGACTGGGCGACCCTTATGTCGCCAGTCGACCTGAGCCGGGCCAACCGGATCGCTCTGCAATTCACAGGCCAGACACAGACACCATACTGTCGCAGGGGTTGAATGGCGGCGGGCTGGGCCTTGGCTTCTTCATCGCCAAGACCCTACTTGAACGCACTGGTGGTCGGGTAGAAATCAGCAACCGCAATGGTGCAAAGAAGGGCAAGAAAAGCAAAAAAGTCCATAAAAACAGTGGAGCAGTGGTAGATATATACTGGCCACGAGCGGTTCTTGAGACAGATCAATAA
- a CDS encoding beta-N-acetylhexosaminidase: protein MSEKGELVLKSLWIDDGSKTGQIKLTLMGAAGQALPKGTRLALTALTRIPKGTELIGASLARRVANYHEFLPIAPVVGDKAGCLWQITIPVLSHRPGHYTEGPSSAFLIFADNTTQAVACAPLEKEGTPYQPVDMRRAALPSDMSSTGPQLGLLPMANHVAIDSWAGSVPEALHTEGSCEQLDKVNALYKRLYQVDKGPFDPCSTPAPLTLHQGEQGLASKGKGAYRLLFSDGSVRLEAGDDTGRFYGLIALAQIWHGARAAPQAYAMPSDGLIEDWPSHQWRGMHLDVSRQFYAPATIERFLDILAWNRLNRFHWHLSDDEGWRLESLAYPSLTRVGAFRGHRLPLVPQLGWGAEKVGGFYSQSTIKTILSHAEGLHIDVMPELDVPGHCQSALVAVPDLLDPSAMEGGASVQGYVNNALNPGLNITWQFLETIFGEVADLFPGTFVHVGGDEVADGAWDGSRSAMSWARAKGHVDAAGKPDSMKMQAAILNFVARQLVGAGKVPVAWQEAAHGGGLDPDKTILMAWMNPETGPILSREGYRVVMCPGQAYYLDMAQGPDWNEPGLDWAGTTPLEATYQFNPLAGFSDDAQSVIGLQGCIWSENLLNRQLFNYLVFPRLSAVAEAAWLAPDKKDLASFAMRHPLMPTLPSE, encoded by the coding sequence ATGTCTGAGAAGGGTGAGTTGGTCCTCAAAAGCCTCTGGATCGATGATGGTTCGAAAACCGGCCAAATCAAACTGACTTTGATGGGGGCTGCCGGGCAAGCGCTCCCCAAAGGTACCCGGCTGGCATTGACTGCGCTGACCCGGATTCCCAAAGGCACCGAACTGATCGGTGCCAGTCTGGCGCGTCGGGTGGCCAACTATCACGAGTTTCTCCCTATCGCGCCCGTGGTGGGCGACAAGGCGGGCTGCCTCTGGCAGATCACCATTCCGGTCCTTTCCCATCGCCCCGGCCATTATACGGAAGGGCCATCTTCGGCTTTTCTGATTTTTGCGGACAACACGACTCAAGCCGTTGCCTGCGCGCCACTTGAAAAGGAAGGCACGCCCTATCAGCCCGTTGACATGCGCCGCGCAGCATTGCCATCTGATATGTCTAGCACAGGCCCCCAGCTGGGCTTGCTGCCAATGGCCAATCATGTGGCGATCGACAGCTGGGCAGGCTCTGTGCCCGAGGCCCTTCACACTGAGGGCAGCTGCGAGCAACTGGACAAAGTCAATGCCCTCTACAAGCGGCTCTATCAGGTCGACAAAGGCCCGTTCGATCCTTGCAGCACGCCTGCACCCCTGACTCTGCATCAAGGCGAGCAGGGATTGGCGAGCAAGGGCAAAGGAGCCTACCGCCTGCTTTTCTCGGATGGATCAGTCCGTCTGGAAGCCGGGGATGACACGGGTCGATTCTATGGCCTGATCGCGCTGGCGCAAATCTGGCACGGTGCGCGTGCAGCACCGCAGGCCTATGCCATGCCGTCAGATGGCCTGATCGAGGATTGGCCCAGCCATCAATGGCGCGGCATGCATCTGGATGTCTCGCGGCAATTCTATGCGCCCGCTACCATCGAACGCTTCCTCGACATTCTCGCCTGGAACCGCCTCAACCGCTTCCATTGGCACCTGTCCGACGACGAGGGCTGGCGGCTGGAAAGCCTTGCCTATCCATCCCTGACCCGTGTCGGAGCGTTCCGGGGGCATCGTCTGCCCTTGGTGCCGCAGCTCGGATGGGGGGCAGAGAAAGTGGGCGGCTTCTACAGCCAGTCCACCATCAAGACCATCCTCTCCCATGCGGAAGGCCTGCATATCGATGTGATGCCTGAGCTCGATGTGCCCGGTCATTGTCAGTCTGCCTTGGTCGCTGTCCCGGATCTGCTCGATCCCAGTGCCATGGAAGGCGGTGCCTCGGTGCAGGGCTATGTCAACAATGCCCTCAATCCCGGCCTCAACATCACATGGCAGTTTCTCGAGACGATCTTTGGCGAAGTGGCCGATCTGTTTCCCGGCACCTTTGTCCATGTTGGTGGTGATGAGGTGGCCGACGGAGCGTGGGATGGCTCCCGCTCGGCCATGAGCTGGGCCCGCGCCAAAGGCCATGTGGACGCGGCGGGCAAACCGGACAGCATGAAAATGCAGGCCGCCATTCTGAATTTCGTCGCCCGTCAGTTGGTCGGAGCAGGCAAAGTCCCGGTTGCCTGGCAGGAAGCCGCCCATGGCGGCGGGCTGGACCCGGACAAGACCATTCTGATGGCGTGGATGAACCCTGAAACCGGGCCCATCCTCAGCCGCGAAGGCTATCGGGTCGTGATGTGTCCGGGGCAGGCCTATTATCTGGATATGGCACAAGGACCCGACTGGAACGAACCGGGCCTTGATTGGGCCGGAACCACCCCTCTGGAAGCAACCTATCAGTTCAACCCGCTGGCAGGCTTCAGCGACGATGCCCAGAGCGTGATCGGCCTGCAGGGATGCATTTGGAGTGAAAATCTGTTGAACCGGCAGCTGTTCAACTATCTGGTCTTTCCGCGTCTGTCAGCCGTTGCGGAGGCCGCCTGGCTCGCCCCGGACAAGAAAGATCTGGCAAGCTTTGCCATGCGCCATCCCCTGATGCCAACCTTGCCATCCGAGTGA
- a CDS encoding complex I NDUFA9 subunit family protein, which translates to MDTATGKIVTIFGGSGFLGRHVVRALAKRGYRIRIAVRRPDLAGFMQPMGNVGQIMPMQANLRDEASVARAIDGADAVINLVGILYETKKQRFATVHHDGAKRIAEACAKAGIKQLVQISAIGADVTSPSAYAKSKGEGEDAVLQALPEAVIVRPSLLIGNEDDFFNKFAEMARLSPFLPLVGGGSTLFQPVFVGDVAEVIARGVDGTLQAGTIYELGGPDVKSFKALLEMMMRETRKRRLLLPIPYFAASLMGAIFEKLPNPMLTRDQVTLLKRDNVVSDAAKAEGRCFAGLGMKPLAIDAVIPTYLWSYRSTGQYEANRAR; encoded by the coding sequence ATGGATACGGCTACAGGCAAAATCGTCACGATCTTTGGTGGCTCGGGCTTTCTGGGCCGTCACGTGGTGCGGGCACTGGCCAAGCGCGGCTATCGCATTCGCATTGCCGTGCGGCGACCGGATCTGGCCGGCTTCATGCAGCCCATGGGCAATGTGGGCCAGATCATGCCGATGCAAGCCAATTTGCGCGATGAGGCCTCTGTGGCCCGCGCCATTGATGGCGCGGATGCGGTGATCAATCTGGTTGGCATCCTGTATGAGACCAAAAAGCAGCGGTTCGCCACAGTCCACCACGATGGGGCAAAGAGGATTGCCGAGGCCTGCGCCAAAGCTGGCATCAAGCAATTGGTGCAGATCTCGGCCATCGGAGCCGATGTCACGTCCCCGTCCGCCTACGCAAAGAGCAAGGGCGAAGGGGAAGATGCTGTCCTGCAGGCCTTGCCTGAGGCGGTGATTGTCCGCCCGTCGCTGCTGATTGGCAATGAGGATGATTTCTTCAATAAATTTGCCGAGATGGCGCGCCTGTCGCCCTTCCTGCCGCTGGTTGGCGGGGGGAGCACTCTCTTTCAGCCGGTCTTTGTCGGCGATGTGGCCGAAGTGATTGCCCGCGGTGTCGACGGGACTTTGCAAGCGGGCACCATCTATGAACTGGGTGGACCGGACGTCAAAAGCTTCAAGGCACTGCTGGAGATGATGATGCGCGAAACGCGCAAGCGCCGTTTGTTGCTGCCCATCCCCTATTTTGCAGCCAGCCTGATGGGGGCAATCTTCGAGAAACTGCCCAACCCGATGCTGACGCGGGATCAGGTGACATTGTTGAAGCGCGACAATGTGGTATCCGACGCCGCCAAGGCCGAGGGTCGCTGCTTCGCAGGGCTCGGCATGAAGCCGCTGGCCATCGACGCCGTGATCCCGACCTATTTGTGGAGCTATCGCAGCACCGGACAATATGAAGCCAACCGCGCCCGATAG
- a CDS encoding DMT family transporter, whose protein sequence is MGAIYMILAGLAFALVNLATQYLTMRMGLSSPVVAFGQYFVALLISLPWLLRTGLAAARTQYLWRHILRVVFAVLGVQAWMAGLAHVPIWQAIALIMTSPFFVTLGASLLLKEKIGLHRLTATIVGFVGGMIILAPWSDAFSWHALWPVGAAIFWAATSLMTKQLTAAEAPATVTVYLLLLMTPINGLLAVGSGWVIPGGMALVIILASGLLVYIAQLLIARAYSVADAAYVQPFDHVKLPINVMAGWLAFGFAPVGYFWPGALLIVAASLYILHREAAARD, encoded by the coding sequence ATGGGCGCGATCTATATGATCCTTGCCGGACTGGCCTTTGCCTTGGTTAATCTGGCGACCCAATATCTGACCATGCGGATGGGCTTGTCCTCTCCGGTCGTGGCGTTCGGGCAATATTTCGTGGCTTTGCTGATCAGCCTGCCATGGTTGTTGCGCACCGGGCTGGCAGCGGCCCGCACCCAATATCTCTGGCGCCATATTCTCAGGGTGGTGTTTGCCGTGCTTGGGGTTCAGGCCTGGATGGCCGGGCTGGCCCATGTGCCGATCTGGCAGGCCATTGCCCTGATCATGACCTCCCCCTTCTTCGTGACCTTGGGGGCAAGCCTGTTGCTGAAGGAAAAAATTGGCCTGCATCGCCTGACTGCGACCATCGTTGGCTTTGTCGGTGGCATGATCATTCTGGCCCCTTGGTCCGATGCCTTCAGTTGGCATGCGCTCTGGCCGGTCGGTGCTGCCATCTTCTGGGCGGCGACATCGCTGATGACCAAGCAACTGACAGCCGCCGAAGCCCCCGCCACGGTGACCGTCTATCTGTTGCTTTTGATGACGCCGATCAACGGCCTGCTGGCGGTTGGCAGCGGCTGGGTGATACCCGGCGGCATGGCGCTGGTCATCATTCTGGCCTCGGGATTGCTGGTTTATATCGCCCAGCTGTTGATCGCGCGCGCCTATTCGGTGGCGGATGCGGCCTATGTTCAGCCCTTCGACCATGTCAAATTGCCGATCAATGTGATGGCTGGCTGGCTGGCCTTTGGCTTTGCACCGGTCGGCTATTTCTGGCCCGGCGCTCTGCTGATTGTCGCAGCTTCGCTCTACATCCTGCATCGCGAAGCAGCCGCCCGCGATTGA
- a CDS encoding ActR/PrrA/RegA family redox response regulator transcription factor has protein sequence MTLTDQISSTQPGYLLLVDDDRPFLIRLARAMESRGFTIQTADSVAEALMIVKVEPPRYAVVDMRLGDGNGLDVIEAIRNTNPDARTIMLTGYGNITTAVTAVKLGAVDYLAKPSDADDIYAALMNEGGQKSEPPENPMSADRVRWEHIQRVYELCDRNVSETARRLNMHRRTLQRILAKRAPR, from the coding sequence ATGACGCTTACTGACCAAATTTCGAGCACTCAGCCTGGATATCTTCTGTTAGTTGATGATGATCGTCCCTTCCTCATCCGCCTCGCACGTGCCATGGAAAGCCGTGGCTTCACCATTCAGACCGCCGATAGCGTGGCCGAAGCCCTGATGATCGTCAAGGTCGAGCCGCCCCGCTATGCCGTGGTTGATATGCGACTTGGCGACGGCAACGGACTCGATGTGATCGAGGCCATCCGCAACACCAACCCCGACGCTCGGACCATCATGCTGACGGGCTATGGCAATATCACAACGGCCGTGACGGCCGTCAAACTCGGTGCGGTTGACTATCTGGCCAAGCCCTCCGATGCGGATGACATCTATGCTGCCTTGATGAATGAAGGGGGACAAAAGTCCGAGCCGCCGGAAAACCCCATGTCCGCCGATCGCGTACGGTGGGAGCATATCCAGCGGGTCTATGAATTGTGTGATCGCAACGTGTCCGAGACGGCACGCCGCCTGAACATGCACCGTCGCACCCTGCAGCGGATTCTTGCCAAGCGCGCACCCCGTTAA
- a CDS encoding cold-shock protein — translation MANGTVKWFNPTKGFGFIAPEDGGKDIFVHISAVERSGLSGLDENQKVSYELQTGRDGRESAANLEIL, via the coding sequence ATGGCTAACGGCACCGTTAAATGGTTCAACCCAACCAAAGGGTTTGGTTTCATTGCCCCTGAAGATGGCGGCAAAGATATTTTCGTACACATTTCTGCTGTAGAGCGTTCCGGTCTTTCTGGCCTGGACGAAAACCAGAAAGTATCCTACGAGCTGCAGACCGGTCGTGATGGCCGCGAAAGCGCTGCAAACCTTGAAATCCTCTAA
- a CDS encoding DUF2852 domain-containing protein, whose protein sequence is MSQTATTKSSWKASNVALMILGFIFFWPLGLAMLAYIIWGEEMREIFKDIKSRVDHEFKGSGCRHRRDRGLSSSGFGRTGNAAFDEYRKAEMERLEEERRKLEAEKAEFEEFLVELRRAKDKEEFERFMAARHNSKQAPSEGDVHQDHKPEA, encoded by the coding sequence ATGTCACAGACTGCTACTACTAAGTCATCTTGGAAGGCTTCCAATGTTGCCTTGATGATACTTGGTTTTATTTTCTTCTGGCCGCTTGGTCTTGCAATGTTGGCATATATCATCTGGGGTGAAGAAATGCGTGAAATATTCAAGGATATCAAATCGCGAGTGGATCATGAATTCAAAGGCTCCGGATGTCGCCATCGTCGCGACCGTGGCCTGTCCAGCAGCGGCTTTGGCCGGACCGGCAACGCAGCCTTCGATGAATACCGCAAGGCTGAAATGGAACGTCTGGAAGAAGAACGTCGCAAACTCGAAGCAGAAAAGGCCGAATTCGAAGAATTTCTGGTCGAACTGCGCCGGGCCAAGGACAAGGAAGAGTTCGAACGCTTCATGGCGGCTCGTCACAATTCCAAGCAGGCACCGTCCGAAGGCGATGTCCATCAAGACCACAAGCCGGAGGCCTGA
- a CDS encoding polyhydroxyalkanoate depolymerase: protein MKFDSFSFEGWFDPNNLDLQQFDPTRMMSGLPYMDYFDWQDHMELDMSMIPMPVYQLYEWHHAMLSPWRAAADATRIFMQNPVNPLSQTPWGKTMAAAAELFERTTRRYGKPEFGLFETSVDGQATSVHEKTVWRRPFCNLIHFERMLPAAHRPDPKVLIVAPLSGHYATLLRGTVETMLPGHDVYITDWIDARLVPAQEGDFGLDDYIEYIMGMIHYLGPNTHVMAVCQPSVPVLAAVSVMNEDNDHRAPASMTLMGGPIDTRITPTAVNDYAVSKGIDWFRKNVIMTVPFPHQGFGRRVYPGFLQLGGFMGMNLDRHVSAHQEFYNHLIVGDGDSAEKHRDFYDEYLAVMDMTEDFYLDTIKAVFIDHALPEGTFTYRGRTIDCAKITKTALMTVEGEKDDITGTGQTEAAQGLCSGLPDSMKVHYQQPDVGHYGVFNGSRFRAEIAPRIADFMRTHDLVLNKPK from the coding sequence ATGAAATTTGATAGTTTCTCTTTCGAAGGCTGGTTCGATCCGAACAATCTCGACCTGCAGCAGTTCGATCCAACCCGGATGATGTCCGGCCTGCCCTATATGGACTATTTCGACTGGCAGGATCACATGGAACTGGACATGTCGATGATCCCGATGCCGGTCTATCAGCTCTATGAATGGCACCATGCCATGCTGAGCCCGTGGCGGGCAGCGGCGGATGCCACCCGTATCTTCATGCAAAATCCGGTCAATCCCCTGTCCCAGACCCCCTGGGGCAAGACGATGGCTGCTGCAGCCGAGCTGTTCGAGCGCACCACCCGCCGCTATGGCAAACCGGAATTTGGCCTGTTTGAGACCTCTGTCGATGGGCAAGCCACCTCAGTGCACGAAAAGACTGTCTGGCGTCGCCCCTTCTGCAATCTCATCCATTTCGAGCGCATGTTGCCTGCAGCCCACAGGCCTGACCCCAAAGTCCTCATCGTGGCACCTTTGTCCGGTCACTATGCGACGCTTTTGCGCGGCACGGTGGAAACCATGCTGCCCGGTCACGATGTCTATATCACCGACTGGATCGATGCCCGTCTTGTACCCGCGCAGGAGGGTGATTTCGGCCTCGATGACTATATCGAATATATCATGGGTATGATCCACTATCTCGGCCCCAACACCCACGTGATGGCGGTTTGCCAGCCGTCCGTTCCGGTGTTGGCGGCGGTCTCGGTGATGAATGAGGACAACGATCATCGGGCACCGGCCTCCATGACCCTGATGGGCGGGCCGATCGACACGCGCATCACCCCAACCGCCGTCAATGACTATGCGGTCAGCAAAGGCATCGACTGGTTCCGCAAGAATGTCATCATGACTGTGCCTTTCCCGCATCAGGGCTTTGGCCGCCGGGTCTATCCCGGTTTCCTGCAACTGGGTGGCTTCATGGGTATGAATCTTGATCGTCATGTCAGTGCGCATCAGGAATTTTACAACCACCTGATCGTTGGCGACGGCGATTCCGCCGAGAAGCACCGTGATTTCTATGACGAGTATCTCGCCGTCATGGACATGACCGAGGACTTCTATCTCGACACGATCAAGGCCGTCTTCATCGATCATGCCTTGCCCGAAGGCACATTCACCTACCGTGGGCGGACCATCGATTGCGCCAAGATCACCAAAACCGCCTTGATGACGGTTGAGGGCGAAAAGGACGATATCACCGGCACCGGCCAGACCGAAGCGGCTCAGGGCCTGTGCAGTGGACTGCCAGACAGCATGAAGGTGCATTACCAGCAGCCTGATGTCGGCCATTATGGTGTCTTCAATGGCTCCCGCTTCCGCGCTGAAATCGCCCCCCGCATTGCCGACTTCATGCGGACCCACGATCTGGTGCTGAATAAACCCAAGTGA
- a CDS encoding RidA family protein, protein MQRQRISTGSAMEQEAGYSRAVVDGDWCFVSGTTGYNYETMEMPSTISGQAHNCFSNIANVLKEAGFALSDVVRVHYYVTSRAGADEVFPIFGKYLGNIRPAATLIICELLRPEMKIEIEVTALKRTKAE, encoded by the coding sequence ATGCAAAGACAGCGCATTTCAACGGGTTCAGCAATGGAGCAAGAAGCAGGATATAGTCGAGCCGTCGTGGACGGAGACTGGTGCTTTGTGTCTGGGACCACCGGTTACAATTATGAAACGATGGAAATGCCATCCACCATATCGGGACAAGCCCATAATTGTTTTTCCAACATTGCCAATGTGCTCAAAGAGGCTGGCTTTGCGCTGAGCGATGTTGTCAGGGTGCATTATTATGTCACCAGTCGGGCCGGTGCTGACGAGGTCTTTCCGATCTTCGGCAAATATCTGGGTAACATCCGACCGGCTGCCACGCTGATCATCTGCGAGCTGTTGCGCCCGGAGATGAAAATCGAGATAGAAGTGACCGCGCTCAAACGCACCAAGGCCGAGTAG
- a CDS encoding NAD(P)H-dependent oxidoreductase, translating to MYLDKLNWRYATKKMDPTKSVPQDKVDRIVEAVRLAPTSSGLQPFELIVVTNKALKDKIKEAAYGQAQVSDGSHLLVFAAWDTYTPERINQMFDQVIEERGVNDDAWEAYRQRLLGMFGPRDAEENYAHAARQAYIALGMALSAAAFEEVDSTPMEGFDPEAVDEILGLKERGLRSVLLLPLGYRDETADWLVNLKKVRRAKENFVIEMA from the coding sequence ATGTATCTCGATAAACTCAACTGGCGCTACGCAACCAAGAAAATGGACCCCACAAAATCTGTGCCGCAGGACAAGGTGGACCGGATCGTTGAAGCCGTGCGTCTAGCACCAACCTCCAGTGGCCTGCAGCCTTTCGAGCTGATTGTCGTCACCAACAAAGCGCTCAAGGACAAGATCAAGGAGGCTGCCTACGGTCAGGCGCAGGTCTCCGACGGGTCCCATCTGCTGGTTTTTGCTGCTTGGGACACCTATACCCCGGAGCGCATCAACCAGATGTTCGATCAGGTGATCGAGGAGCGCGGCGTCAATGATGATGCATGGGAAGCCTATCGCCAGCGTCTTCTGGGCATGTTTGGTCCGCGCGATGCGGAAGAGAATTACGCGCATGCTGCCCGTCAGGCCTATATCGCCCTTGGCATGGCTTTGTCGGCAGCCGCCTTTGAGGAGGTTGATTCCACGCCGATGGAAGGCTTCGACCCGGAAGCCGTCGACGAAATCCTTGGCCTCAAGGAGCGGGGTTTGCGCTCGGTGCTTCTGCTGCCATTGGGTTATCGCGATGAAACCGCCGACTGGCTGGTCAATCTGAAAAAAGTGCGCCGTGCCAAAGAAAATTTCGTCATCGAGATGGCGTAA